CCCATAACCAGGGCGATAACCCGAACCCCACCTCTTTTAGCAGTGGCGGCGATGGAAAAGCCGGCCGCTTCGAAATAGCCGGTTTTAAGGCCATCGCAGCCATCTACCGCGCCGAGAAGATGGTTATGGTTGCGCATTATAAATTTGTCGTCGCGGAAGGGTCGTTCCTTTGTCCCGGTATATTTAAGAACATCAGGCCGTTTGACCAGTTCTCGGCATAAAAGAGCGAAGTCGGCGGCGGTCGTTTGGTCGGCCTTTTGCCCCTCTCCAGGAGGCAGGCCATGCACCGAATGGAAGCGAGTGGATTTCATGCCGAGTTCCTGGGCCTGCTGATTCATCAGGGCTACGAACTGTTCCTTTGATCCGGCAACATGGATCGCCAGGGCTACCGCCGCATCGTTGGCTGACTGCACGGCCAGGGCATAGAGAAGTTCTTCCAGAGGAAACTGTTCTTTTGGATCAAGATACACCTGGGAGCCACCGATCTTTGCCGCTTCTTTGGTGATCTGTACCATATCACTTAATTTTACCTTCCCCTGCTCGACCTGTTTGAGGATGACCAGGAGATTCATGAGCTTGAGGACGGAGGCGGGGTAGACCACCGCGTCAGGCTGGTCGGCAAACAGCACCTTGCCGGTGTCGGCATCGATAACCAGAGCAGACAGATACGGATCCTTGGCGATAGATTGTACCTTGGCCCGTGCAGCCCAAGATGGCTGGCTAAACAGGAGAGAGACGAGAATAATCAAAACAATACGTTTCATAATGCACCTGATGCGGCCGATGTCCGTGGCATAGTGACAAAATGGATTTTCCCGGGCGGTAAAGTACGGTAACAACACGCCGTCCATCTCTGCCGAAATGCCAATACTCATGCCCTGCCTTGTGCGGCATGAGGTCTCATGGTACCCATTTCAGGTGCCTGGAGCAAGGACTTTCTGGCCGAAAAAATCCCCATCAAAGTGTCAGGAATACGCTCAATTTTCGCTGCCAAAGGGCGAATATTTACAGCGCCCGCATCCGTTCGTCGAGCTCCTGCAAGGTAAAGGAGTATACCTGGGTACCATTGCATTCGACAGCGAAAGAGGCACAGGCACTGCCTCTCAGGGCGCTGGTTTGCAGATCGTAACCATTTACCAAACCGCTCAGCAGACCGCCGCGATAGGCGTCGCCGGCTCCGGTCGGATCGATGACCTGCCGTGCCTTGAAGGCCGGGATGGCAAGGGTCTCGGAATGGCTATGGATTCGCGAACCGGCACCGCCCAGGGTGACGATGGTGGTTTTCGCTAGAGCCAGGAGATCACCGTTGGCGAGACCGGTCTTGTCCTGGATGAGGTTGAATTCATAGTCATTGACGATGAGAAGGGAACAGCCGCTTATTACCTCAACAAGGTCTTTCGCCTGCAGCATGGGAAGGGCCTGGCCGGGATCAAAAACGTATTCAATTCCGGCCTTTTTGCAAAGCCGGGGATAGTTGACCATGTCGTCTAAATTGCCTGGGGAAATGAGGAGAAGGGTGGTATCCGGGTCAAGGGCTGCGATATCGAGACCTGAGGAATACTTCATTGCCCCTGGATTGAAGCCGGTAATCTGATTGTTGGCCATATCGGTGGTGATATAGGCTCCGGCGGTAAGTTCCTCGGGGATGACCTTGATCCCGTCACTGGAAATTCCATTTTTTGCAAGCCATTCCAGATATTTGTGGTGGTCACTGCCGATGGTGGCGGAGATGGCGGGGTCTTCGCCCATCAGTTTCAGGGCGTAGGCGATATTACCGGCGGTGCCCCCGTAGTTTTCGGTGACGCCATTTACCTGAAAACAGACGTTCAGGCTATGGATCTTGTCGGGGAGAATGTGATCGGAGAACCGGTCGGAAAAGTTCATGATGCGATCATAGGCCAGGGAACCGGAGACAATTATTTTTTTCATAGCGTAATCCTGAGAGTAAAATAAAGGGGTTAAGGGAAAGGAGCTGCCGTTGAAAGCACAGATACCGAATCGTTGTGGAGTGGGCCACGTATTCTTCGGGATCGTTGCTATGCCTTTGGCTCAGCGGCGACAAGACCTTCCGAAGGTGGAGAATGATTTGCTATAAAAACCGCGGCGAGGACGATGGCGCCGCCGGCCAGCTGGACGAGTGTCAGTGTTTCACCGAGCAACAGCCATGCGGCTCCGGCGGTGACCAGAGGGATGCCGTTGATACAGGCGGCTGCCTGGGCCGCGGGAATCTTGCTCAGTGCGTAATTATAGCAAAGAAACGCACCGATTGTTGCAAAAAGCGTCAGAGCGGCGAGGGCGGCCAGGGATTCGCCGGATACCTTGTCCCAGCTGAGTCCGGGAAGTTCGAAGAGAAAGGCCGGAAAGAACAGCACGGCGCCGAAGATAATCTGCATTCCGGTTATCTGCAGTGACGACAGGGTGTTGCTCAGGCGGCGGATGAGAATCATATAGACCGACGCCGCAAGGACGGCGCCGAGAATCAGTAGGTCGCCGATCAGCATGCCGTCCAGTTGGGATTGTCCCACGCTGCCAAAAACCAGGAGGACGACACCAGCCAGGGAACATATGATGCCGAGAATATTGATCAAACCCACCCGTTCCCGGAGCAGCAGGGTCGAGAGGATAAGGACGGCTATGGGGATGGTGGCAATAATCAGGGCAGTCTTGGTGGCGGAGGTATATTGCAGACCGAGGGTCTCGAAGGTAAAATACAGGCCGGGCTGCATAATGGCCAGGAAAATCAGTGATTTGATATTAGTACGGGAGAACCGCGGGAAACCGTTACGCCAAAGGAGAGCTGCGAAAAAGAGCGCGGCGACGGAAAAACGGAAGAAGATAAGACAAAAGGGGCTGAAACTCTGCAGGGCAATCTTGGTCGCGACAAAGGACAGTCCCCAGAATAACACTGCCATTGCCAAGGCTGCATAGGTAAGAATGGAATTTTGGTCTTTCATCGCTGCGCGGTTTTGTGAACGTGGAAAGCCTTGTCGAGCCTGATGGATCAACAGGTGTTTATGGCGAGATGAGACCATACTGCATCCGCGGGGAAAAATCTCGCCGGACTTGCGCGAGGGAGAGGAAAAAGCGGGGAGATTTGGCCTTCCTTCAGGCAATCAAGCGTATGCCGGTGGCGTGTGATTTCTCCGAGAGTTCCTTAAGATGGGCCCTTTGGACGGTGGCGACGATTGATTCGATAACCGTGGCCTGGATCTTTGTCTGGATATCGAATTCGACCCCACAGAGGTACTCTATCCCAGAGCGCTTACGGATCTTCGAGAGATGCCTGATGTTGCCGTCGATCCGCACCAGCAGTTCATCTTCCAGGTA
This DNA window, taken from Desulforhopalus sp., encodes the following:
- a CDS encoding D-alanyl-D-alanine carboxypeptidase, with translation MSIGISAEMDGVLLPYFTARENPFCHYATDIGRIRCIMKRIVLIILVSLLFSQPSWAARAKVQSIAKDPYLSALVIDADTGKVLFADQPDAVVYPASVLKLMNLLVILKQVEQGKVKLSDMVQITKEAAKIGGSQVYLDPKEQFPLEELLYALAVQSANDAAVALAIHVAGSKEQFVALMNQQAQELGMKSTRFHSVHGLPPGEGQKADQTTAADFALLCRELVKRPDVLKYTGTKERPFRDDKFIMRNHNHLLGAVDGCDGLKTGYFEAAGFSIAATAKRGGVRVIALVMGSKDRKVRDAKTTELLAKGFALLPPKPGATVAAAARPAMVPKKIESQTPVASQTEQPEEKEKPPEPSGNGWLMFIGGLATGLLLFGLLAFFFMQKRQPKHQKITRSGSGPKLDS
- a CDS encoding carbohydrate kinase family protein produces the protein MKKIIVSGSLAYDRIMNFSDRFSDHILPDKIHSLNVCFQVNGVTENYGGTAGNIAYALKLMGEDPAISATIGSDHHKYLEWLAKNGISSDGIKVIPEELTAGAYITTDMANNQITGFNPGAMKYSSGLDIAALDPDTTLLLISPGNLDDMVNYPRLCKKAGIEYVFDPGQALPMLQAKDLVEVISGCSLLIVNDYEFNLIQDKTGLANGDLLALAKTTIVTLGGAGSRIHSHSETLAIPAFKARQVIDPTGAGDAYRGGLLSGLVNGYDLQTSALRGSACASFAVECNGTQVYSFTLQELDERMRAL
- a CDS encoding DMT family transporter, with the translated sequence MKDQNSILTYAALAMAVLFWGLSFVATKIALQSFSPFCLIFFRFSVAALFFAALLWRNGFPRFSRTNIKSLIFLAIMQPGLYFTFETLGLQYTSATKTALIIATIPIAVLILSTLLLRERVGLINILGIICSLAGVVLLVFGSVGQSQLDGMLIGDLLILGAVLAASVYMILIRRLSNTLSSLQITGMQIIFGAVLFFPAFLFELPGLSWDKVSGESLAALAALTLFATIGAFLCYNYALSKIPAAQAAACINGIPLVTAGAAWLLLGETLTLVQLAGGAIVLAAVFIANHSPPSEGLVAAEPKA